In the Telopea speciosissima isolate NSW1024214 ecotype Mountain lineage chromosome 6, Tspe_v1, whole genome shotgun sequence genome, GTTAATTTGGCCTTTTTTGCTGCCTCCACTTCAGTTCTAAATTGTTCAACCAAAGTTTCTGTTTCAACCAACTTCCGCTCAATACCTTTTACTTTATCAAGCTCTTGCAACTTAGAAAACCCTAggcgattggggaagatgagttgccaatttttttttctttgtacgggtaattttgtccattcacctcttatttttttttgggttcttctgagaagggcaattctgtcaattcaagtctaatttttaacagtgttagtcatgaactgatggaatgggcttatttgctACCGTTTGCAAatctcaggggggtacgcagaattttccaaaactggggggtgaaaatatccttttgtcaaacctcaggggtggtatgtgtaaattacccaagaAAATTTTGAGAGAAATTCGACTTCTTTACTTTTCTCTACTGtcttttgtaatttcttaatttcaAATGCACTTTATGTAAAATATTGCACTTAAGGCATGCatgtaggcctgtaaacggatcggattcggctcggatacggaacggatcggatgtgatcagaTCCGGATATTCCTTGGCCGAATATGaatacctctaaacagattcggatggattcggatgcaggtcaaattcagattttcgaccatccgttttcATCTGTGCCTTatgtaacccagaccttcctccccctagcggatacaaatCACTCTCAATCcctatctcttagatcatgattctcttttcctcgtattctagaacctgttgaatcttcaaaaaccctcaagaacattatttacttaattttttattattaaataattagATTTTTTCCGGACGTATTTTTATCGGAGtacttgaatttttttcttccaaatatttctaaataaatacggatgtccctaaactgATACAGATGCAgattgaattcggattttcgattatccatttacaaccctaccTGCATGATAAAAATCATGACTTGCACTGGAAGCAATATTTCATGTTGTAAGCTTTTTGATGGAGTGTCACACTTGGTATTTGAAGTCATCAAAAGCACACATGGCCTTTGCTGCCCCGTAAGATGTGCACCGCACACCCTGCAGTACAAAAGAGGATTTGGACTAATCATCAAAGATCCCAGAGTAAGTCAATGTGAGATTGTTACTAACGTCACAATCCGATTCTTCAAAACTAAGATGATGGTATGTTTGCAACTGCGATGTATCCTTTGTGTTCCTCATTGGCTCATGTAATGAAAAGCAGACTTCTCAGAGTTTCAGGGTGATGCCGTGATGGTGGTGTCCGGCCATTTAATACCAGGGTTGTGATCAACTACTCACTTGTCAAAATATTAATaacactcctctctctctctctccctcttactCTCTGAGGACACAGCGAAGCAGAAATCCCTACCTACCTGCAACTCCATTCATTCCAAATTAAATGCAGAAGATCTGTTGTCTCGGGTCTTTAATTGACCCAGGTATGTTAGcataaatattttttgaagGAAATGGACCCAGGTTTGCTAAAATTGAGAATAACATCAGTTTGATAGTTAGAACTTACCGACAATCTATTTTCTATTAGAATTCTGTTTGGTTGCTAATAGAAGGAAGTAAAATCACTcttgaaaaaacaaaagtttTTAATCATATGATTGTATAATCTATATAAAACTCTTATcatatttaataaataaaatttacgATGGCGGTTGAATGAATAGGAAAGAAAATGGTGTCGAAAAAGATAGGATTCAaattctccctctttttttagaaaatcttttATTTGGTTGATAGAATGGAGAGGTTTGTTTCGAAAAAGATAAGATTCAaattctccctcttttttaagaaaatcttTTATTTGCTTGAAAGAATGGAGAGGTTGAAAAAGTAAAAAGAGCGATGGATTCTTGCACAATTCATTTTTATGGTTAGGCTTCAACGGTTACTTTGGGTCGTGCCTGCCAATAAACAATTCCTTCgttaaaaaaagataaaacttgttatttaattgttttcctATCTCATCAAGTCTGTTTGGCGAAAGACATCAACgctctaattttattttttaaataaaaaattttaaggaATAGAATGTTGTCTAGTCGTGTGACCCTTATGCCCAAACATAAGATTACGCAAAATTACTACCATACTCCTAtgtaataaaaaatttcatccatgttgatgcccctgtgcACAATCTCATTAATCTTGTGCTGATGCAAAAGCCACGTGACTAGGGAAATATTTTGTCCAAAAATTTAAttgcaaaataaaatgaaatttgaaaaagagaACACTATCTGGTCACGTGCGGTGCGTAGACCCAACGCCCAAACACAAGGCTGTTCGAAATGACCATTACGCTCTCAGGgaattttttctttccatgggaGTGCAACGATCATTTTGCATGACCCTATGTCTGAGCGCTAGgtaacattctttctcccatgaaatatataccattttttttttgttgtatagGCTTATTTTACAATTTATAACTAAACTTTTtgcatgtattttttttggggtacaCAAAGGAAAGATTACTAAAAATGGATTGTCACCACATTTGTGACAAATGCAATGTAATCATGAGGCTTTCATCATATCATGTGAAAAaggtaaaaggaaaattacatgattagttacttttgggttttcatttgcaaaactgtccaccttatgtttgagttaacaaaaattgacaaaaacaagtttaaggtttacaaaactggacaaaatagtgcctctccctcccaaaattattttttttgacatttttacccctaccATTACCTTCTCGCCtaggcatcctccgttccctgcaacccaaccctgtccccgccaccgccattctctacTACCCAAACCCgcccctcccttcccttccctgtgATTACCCAGGATGCCTGGATGAAAAGGCAAtggcaggggtaaaaatgtctaaaaaagtacgtgagggagggagagacactattttgtccagttttgtaaccttaacttgtttttgtatatttttgttaactcaaacatagagtggacagttttgtaaataaaaacccaaaaatagctaatcatgtaattttcccaattgATAAAATTGAAACTTTGGATATACATATAGAAATGGTCAGGATCATTCTCATATGCTCAATAGTGTAATTCTAGTGTTTTAGGATTTGTTTTGTGATATAATTAATTTCgaggagaaaagttctttgtggaaAGTGTATTGTCCACGTATAGATATAGAGGGAACAAAATGACCGCCCTCGCCCCATGAAAAACAGAAATCCTGCCCTCCCAATATGCCAACTCGTGTGCTCTCAATGGCCATGTCCGTAGGCCACACTACCCCCACAGAGAACGTCAACCCTAATTCCCATTAGGCTGAAACTTAATATGCAAACAAGAGATCAAGGGATCTCTGTTCGCAAAATTTTAGATCCAGTTAAGTTGTTTAGAAATAAAATGATTCACggttaaaaaaaagtaaatgtcAAACAAGAAGttaaacccaacaaaaaaattcCCAAATTTTGTACAGTACCTTTGAGGCTATTTCTTGTTATTTCGTTCACAACAAAATTGCCCCAACTATGATCTGAAATTACCAGTCATACCCCTGACAGCCACCGAAAGAAGCCCCCCATTTCTTCGCTCACCCAATTTCCCTCCAAATCCCAACTCCCGACTTCCCCAAAACCGGCAACGGCATTATCACCGCTCCGACGACCACTCCCTGTATACAAATCGCTCCGGCGACTACTGCCGGTGAAAATCCTACCTGAATATCGAAACGATTGAGTCCGAGATGAAAACGACGTCGAAGCCGATGAAGCCAACCTATCCACATAATCCTTCAACCACGACCTCCCACCACTAGCAACCTCCGCCGCTACATGATCTCCTGGAGGCTCCGGCCCAGCCACATTCACCGCAGCCGGAGAAGCCACACCGTTTATATCCTTCCGCCCAAGATTATTGTCAGAACCTCCTTGCCTGTGAATGGACCCCGCCACCATCACTTCAGAATCGTCTTCCACCACGTACTCAAATGATCCAATAGAATAAGACCTACGAGAGTTAGGTACACTACCAGAATCTGCGGCGGCACTATTCCGGCGACTGATACTTCCAATCTCTAATCGGAAACTATCTCCGCCGGAAGCAGACAGAGACGAGAGCTTTGCCAGTTCCTCGGATTCGTTCACGCAGATTGTTGATCGGCAGAGAGGACAAGTGTGGCTAGAAGCAAGCCACGTGTCGATGCACTGAGCGTGGAAGGCGTGACAGCAGAGTGGAAGCAAACGGAGCTTATCGTGAGGTTCGAGTTTGGATAAACAAACAGCACAATCAACAGTAGATGAGCTTTTCAGACCAGTGACTGAATCGAAAGAGAAAAGTGGGAGTGAATCAATCAAGGATTGATATTCAGGAGACACGCGGCGGCTGGAGATGCGGGGAGCGTGATGCGAGTGATCTGCAGAGGCCACGTTGTGATCGCCGGATGatacggtggtggtggtggaggaagaaCGGCTGAGGTAgcggaggaggaggtggagtaAGACGGAGAAAAAAAACACTGCCATGAGTATGAGAGAGATGATGAGAAGGCTAGGGTTCAGATTCCCTTTCGTCGGCGACGACGTCATAGAAGAACTACCAACACCATTAGTCTCTCCAATTCCACCTCCAATCGCCGCTGACACtggcggcggcggcggctgAGGTAAGAGATCCAgctttcttctcattttgtgtgtgtgtgagagagcgagagagcgagagaataGCCGATAAGGTTTTAGTTTCAGTTGatgatcagagagagagagagagagagagagagagagaggaagagaggtgcgAGGAGGAGTGCATTAGTGGAGAGTCTGGAGACAGGGACGGGTTTTAAATGCTGTCGTCTTCCTTCTCCGTTTCCACTTTCCAGTCCCGATCATTCCAAGTGTTTACATGAGGCTCTTCAGACGCGCGCGTCTATGCTAGCGTAGAAGCCGGGATAGAAAGAAAGACACAAATACCCCTCAGAGAGGCTAAAATGCGCCAATGTGGTGGTTTAAGGAGGTGACTAGCCAAATTAAAGGAGGCCCAGATGGAAGAAAGACAAAGGAGAGAAGGAATTTGGGCAGGTAAACAGaaacacccaaaaataaaaacagttGAATTGAACAACCGATCTAACTATATTAAAACAGttgatattttatttctatttctatattTAATTTCTATAGATAATGGCAACAGAGAGGaaagaattaaaaaccatttTGGTATGTTTGTGtgaatatatttatataaataattataataaatatataCATGTTAGTACCTTAATATCTATATCCACATggattgattttaattttaatttttcacgTTCCCAATCAGTTTTTCTAGGTAGGTGATGATCTGTCCTCTTGCAAGTTGCAACACTTGTTTCATTTTTGTTAATTTCCTCTTCAAATGGGGAAGGAAATTcattcattttgtgatttctaGCAGTTGAGATTTGATTTGGGTAGAAAATTAGGAATTCAATGAAATATTATTGAACAAAAGAATATCTTTAAAAGCTAAAAAAAGATGGCTTCACTTTAATTAAAGTAAAAGAATCTAGTACATTAAGGGTAAATCAGTTCTATATAGAAGGACCTTGCTTTGGTTATCTTTTGCCTTTCCTAAAGTATATATTATGGATCGATCATCAAttaccaaaaaagtataaatgtgatttttttctctcctttttgttagtatatgtaaccatatatGTCTATAATATCAAAATAGAAGCAGATTATATGGGGATTTACATTTTTTAACCTACCCAAATAGATATCTTTTTTAAAGGAAACAATCCAAACTAAGAACTGGAAGTGTATCTTAATTACATTTGTGGTGGACAAACTATTCATGATCAGTGATTTTAAGACTAAAAACACAAGTGTAAACGACCCACTCCACCTTCTTTAACATTCATAGAGGTcaacccaaaaggataacttAATTATGCAAATTGTGTTTGGTAACAACCACTAAAATCATCTTATAGATGGGTGTAGTGTGTACATGTAATGAAAGTGAAGACGACGATGGTCAAGTTCCCACTCCATGTCagctaaaagaaaaaatgatataAGGAAAATGGTTTCTTACAAGGGCACGGAAGAAGGAATTTTTGCATGCTACAATCAATAAGGGgttggaaaatggtatcatccatatgaGATTTATAAAGAGCCTACATgaccaaaatataaaataaaattaaaaaataaaaacgcATGAATCTATATCTATCCTtgtagaaaaaagagaaaaattaattttttcaaagtttacTTAAACTTTTTTCCAGTCAATTAGACAAAGTAATACTaatctcatttttattttgtcactttgcTTGACTACAAAGAGAGGAAGATACCCGCCAACTTTCCCAAACAACTCAACTACAACTAAACTACAATGGCGGAGGGGCAATATAAAAACGGGAGTGGTGATATGACACCCCACTCCTCCCACCCCTTCCTACCCTATTtcttgtttagtttttttttatcaagaagATTACCATCATCTCCTCCAGTCTTGACTTCTTTGTATcaaaatcaataaataattataaaacttaTTAAGTAGATTACCTGGATCGATAACACACGACATGTATTTAGaatatgtaattttcttttgattactctttattttattcctaaaaattCTATAGGTCATAGGTAAAAAAGAGATTTGTGGAATAGAAAAATATCTTCTTCACTAGTGATGTGATTGGACTCGTGGGTTATTATTATACTCCTACACTCTATTTACAAAACCAAATATATGCCTCCCTAATGCAAAGGAATGGTAGAGAAAGGACTGGATGTGGAGAGTCTCTCTATACCCATGGTGTAGAGAAACTCGGTCCTTCCAAAATAATTTAAAGTATATTTGTTATGAgatgatgttctctgtgccgcagcctAGCCTGCACCTAAACACATGGGTTGGGtattcaggggggcagggtgatcattttgcccacccctatgtgtctgggcgcaacctaTGCCCCCAGCACAGCGAACATTTGGCCATTTTTTATTATGCTATGTGGATGTAATCTTTTGTCATTCTGAAAGTTTGATAggggagatatatatatatagttactTGGATAGACTCCTCCTGAAATTTGATGAACTATCTCTATCATATTTCCCATTGCTAAGCACTTCTTGATTTTTAAACATAAGTCTTTTGAAAGTCTTATGCTAACACAAGTGAATGGATTAGAGTAAAAATCAACCATACTTATATGATAACATAGATaatatattcaaaaaaaaataaaaaaaatagcatCAATGATGTTCCTTTaagctagggatgtaaacggatcggatttggctcggatattgctatatccgcatctgcatccgattagcttttggacggattcggatagtgttaaatAGATACgaattggatattttatctgtttacatgtaaatatagatttttggataactatagcctatccgtatccgcatccatttagcttttggatggattcggatagtgctaaacggatacggacacagatacggaaacagatttcggctattcatttacacccctactttaAGTCTTGTCAATTTATTTTGGCAATGAAAGGATTGTCCCGTTTTCTATGTGTTTATTGATATTTGAATCTTTTTAAAGGTATTAAACTAGCTTGCTCTACCCACTAAGATCACTCATTTGTTTTAGAGAAGGTCTGAGTAGTTGTCAGAAAAATAGGGGAGGTCTCAGTAATTTACTATAAagtaactatttttattatccGAGAATacaaaattgacctagaatgtataccaaacgcagcctaagtcTATATTTCCTCTAACCCAGGCTGACAATATTAATCTAACTGCAATTAGTCCTTTTAGTATTATCTGTGATAGGAGTTTTGACATGCATACTCGTGAAGCAGGTTGGGCTTTCACTCTTATTTGCAATCAAACTTTTTGCTTGGCTTCTTATGATGATTTTGGTTATGCAAGTTGTGGACAAGAGTCCGAGGCAAGGGGACTCGATCTCCTTCAAGGCATTCTCGGCGCAAAGTCATTAGGTGCCATTTCCATTGTCATTTGGACTGATTGTAAATACCTAGTTGGCAGACTGCGGTAGAAAGGGGTAGAGAATAGCTTGATGGGCGGCATTGTAAATATTATGGAAGTGGAAAAATCTTTGATCGAGATAGCTCATAttatgtgtcatcctctctcctcttgTTTTGGAAAAGACTCTCTTACCCTCCTGTGTTTAACCCTATGAAACTAGTGGCATATCCAACCCTCCCTAAAAAAAAGTTAAAGGACACTACCATAAGTTGAGCAATGAAGGCAAGGGCTAGATGGATATATAATCAATCAAAATCTGTACCTTCTAATTAGTTGGCCTGAAAAAATGCGGGTTCCATACAATTAAATATCCTTTTAGGGCCCGGAAAAGTTTCTAAAGGTGAGTGGTTATATTTTTGCTATACTACATTACTACTTGTTAATTTCATGTCAATTATTTCTGAAATTAAAGAGAACTCaaaaatatttaccaaaaaaaaagagaattaaaaaatcttaaataataacagggaaagagaacgccacttGTTCGTGCAGCACACGTTATCTCTGTGCCCTGACATAGGGGTATGATGGTCATTTCATACACCCTATGTTTGGTGCGACCgagtggcattctttctcccataagaATAATATAAGTcacaaatatatttattaattaagcCCGCAGAGTTTCGGCCCACCATTTCATAAGAATAGGAGTCTGATTTTAATGAGAATTTACTTCTCTTACACGGATGCAACGGTCCCCCCCCCTATCtaataacatattttaatgagcatgtacctctctctctctctctctctctctctctctctctctctctctctctctcatgtcaTTAGTGCGGAAGTTGCTTTTATAATTTGCACCCATGGCATGCTTTGGGATACCATAAATATGGTTTTTTTTGCATGGAAGTAGGGCCgtaaatggattggattcggctcggatagtgctatatctacATCCAATTAGTtatcggacagattcggataatgctaaacggatacggatcggatattttattcgtttacatgtaaatatagcttttcggatagctatagtctatccatatccgcatctgtttagtttttggacggattcgaatagtgttaaacggatacagacatggatacgaaaacggattttaactattcatttacacccctacatgGAAGTAGATTTTCATCATTTTTGGTTGCCAGTGAAGGTTTATTGTAATTTGATTACTAGAATTGGATATAAAAAGAGTTTTTATATATCTTGTTTTTTTGTGGACAATATTTCCATTATGGCAGTCCTTATATTATTTGGGAAAAATTACTCTGTTCAGGAGTAGAGCTCTATCGATGTTTCACTACCCCCATATTGTTGCAGGGGCTGCGCTATCATGCTACTCGGAGGAATCAATGTGTTCATAGTTAAAAACCCCCATATAGATGTCGTCGAGGGAATTTGACCCATTGACCAAGTCCTTAAGCACATTTTTAAAGGGAGCAGTACCAAACCACCAGAGCAAACCCTGGATCGGCaagaaaattatatattttgcATTCTTTagtttaatgaatttttttaatatatatatatatatatatatttcacatATATACTTGAGCAAGTACTTGAGCACTCATGATTACAATAGCATGACTTAGTTTTATAAATTTAATATATCCACCTTCTTTAATTTAATGGATTTTCTAGATATTTCACATTCTTCCTAGGGTTTCCACCTCCTAGGTTTCATGTATGTATGAATAGAATaagacaagaaaagaataaagagaACCCTATGATACCTTAATAACAAATGTTTGTTCTAGTTAAGGATTTGTACTTAGAAGAACAGGTCTCGGGTTCAACTCCTCCCGCATGCTTCAACGTCGGATTTGAACTTTTTCCCTCTTGTAGGTTGTAGCCCATGTgaccttctattttagttttcttctggTACAAAATATATGGATTGACCCATGTTAGTCCATGTGATGGAGGACCATATAAGCCTCTCATTGATATAATTttagcttaaaatgagtagagaaaatagtaaaaattataaaagatatcattttgtattttatacaTATTATCTCCATGtgatggtattttggtaatttactaGTTTTCTTTGGACTAAAGTTGGTCATTCAGATGTATGTGGGGATCTTTATTatatggactaacccatgtattgCCAAGTGATAAATAGTGAAATGTCATACTTCTTCACTAGGCGTAATAACCGTGTAGAAGGACCCAAATGACAACATGAGTAtcattatattttttggtaTCAATATGAGTATCAGTGTAAGTAGTTAGAAAATTTAAGCTCTCTAAaatttgattattcttttttttttttttgggtaagagctAAAATTTGATTATTCATCACCAGGAAAGGCAGAAGATTGTTTggaaaaagtttaaaatttggAACATTGTCCAATCTAATCCCTCACTTATAATATTGTAGCTCTAGTGTAAGGTTGTGGCATTATTAGCATAGTTTTAGGAATCAATATCGAATTGACTGAATTGCAGATCCATAGATCCATAGGCTGTGACTGATATCAGATCAGTGTTATGAAACTTTTAgggtcaaaaagaaaaaaatggttgTTTTTACATCAATGTTTTTAGGtacaaaattagattttttattattattatgtaaaGTAAAATTTCAAGTAAAACACTTGGGCTGCaattggtatgcattcttggaatgtattccaggtcaattttgcattctaagaatgtataccaaacacaaccttggTTTAATACAGATCAgaggggtgtcaaaatggaaccgaaaCCGACCGTTTATGATTGAACCGAATCAAATCGCACTGTATAAAAACGAtgcaattctgatttcataggttctattACCGGTTTGATTCGATTCAAAATCGGAAAACTGTCGATTAACCGAATAGAATTCGGGTAGAAAACCGAGAATAAgaatattcttatttgtttaagaATGAGGTTATGCACTCTAAAATATTAGGACTCCTTGTTgagattttttgaatttcaatttGAGTACCAAATTTATGAAGGGACAAAAGGTTTTAGTACGAGCATGTCTTAGTGGACTTTGTTAATGAATTGAGTGGGGTACGAGATTAGTGATGTCCTCGGGTTGGTTTCCCTTGTGGTACTTTGCGGTCTTGAGTAATCACTTA is a window encoding:
- the LOC122663624 gene encoding E3 ubiquitin-protein ligase ATL4-like isoform X2; translation: MRRKLDLLPQPPPPPVSAAIGGGIGETNGVGSSSMTSSPTKGNLNPSLLIISLILMAVFFFSVLLHLLLRYLSRSSSTTTTVSSGDHNVASADHSHHAPRISSRRVSPEYQSLIDSLPLFSFDSVTGLKSSSTVDCAVCLSKLEPHDKLRLLPLCCHAFHAQCIDTWLASSHTCPLCRSTICVNESEELAKLSSLSASGGDSFRLEIGSISRRNSAAADSGSVPNSRRSYSIGSFEYVVEDDSEVMVAGSIHRQGGSDNNLGRKDINGVASPAAVNVAGPEPPGDHVAAEVASGGRSWLKDYVDRLASSASTSFSSRTQSFRYSGRIFTGSSRRSGDNAVAGFGEVGSWDLEGNWVSEEMGGFFRWLSGV
- the LOC122663624 gene encoding E3 ubiquitin-protein ligase ATL4-like isoform X1 translates to MRRKLDLLPQPPPPPVSAAIGGGIGETNGVGSSSMTSSPTKGNLNPSLLIISLILMAVFFFSVLLHLLLRYLSRSSSTTTTVSSGDHNVASADHSHHAPRISSRRVSPEYQSLIDSLPLFSFDSVTGLKSSSTVDCAVCLSKLEPHDKLRLLPLCCHAFHAQCIDTWLASSHTCPLCRSTICVNESEELAKLSSLSASGGDSFRLEIGSISRRNSAAADSGSVPNSRRSYSIGSFEYVVEDDSEVMVAGSIHRQGGSDNNLGRKDINGVASPAAVNVAGPEPPGDHVAAEVASGGRSWLKDYVDRLASSASTSFSSRTQSFRYSGRIFTGSSRRSDLYTGSGRRSGDNAVAGFGEVGSWDLEGNWVSEEMGGFFRWLSGV